The Stieleria maiorica genome includes the window ATTGGGACAATGGTTCTACAGTCTGCCAGTGTAGAACCGCTGTCTCAGCTGTTCTCGCTGGCAGCGCAGCTGACAGAGGGTATTCACGCGCCGCGGGAGGCGGCGTGGGGGAACAATTGGGGACAATGGTTCTACACTCTGCCAGTGTAGAACCGCTGTCTCAGCTGTTCCTGCTGGCAGCGCAGCTGACAGAGGGTGTTCACGCGCCGCCGGGGGCGGCGTGGGGGAACAATTGGGACAATGGTTCTACACTCGACAAGTTTCGAACCGATCACTCGCTGCGGTGAAGCAAGACGACCTTGCCTCGGTCCACTCCCGATTCCGCGCGTTGATGAGCTTGGGCGACCTGGGTCATTGGGAAACGGCTGTCAATTGTGACCTGGAGTTTGCCGGCCTGGTAGAGTCCGATCAATTCTCGCAAGTCGTCAGCCTTCGGTTTGGCCAACATCACCGTTCCCGATTTCGAAAGCGGCCAAGTCAACACGGTCGTCAACATCCCTTTGACATCTGGCTCGGTCGAGACGTAGCGTCCGTCGGCGGCCAACACATCGCGTGCTTGCAAGTAACTCGACTTTCCAGCGGCGTCAAAGACCACATCCCAGCTTTCTTGGGACTGTGTGAAGTCAACGGTTGCGTAGTCGAAGAAGCGTTCCGCTCCCAGCGACAAGCAGAATTCGCGGTTGTCTTCGCTGGCGACCGCATCGACGTGACATTCCAACGCCTTTGCGATCTGAACGGCGAACATGCCGACGCCCCCACTCGCTCCGTTGATCAACACGCGATCACCACGGCTTAGTTTGCCATGGTCGCGAAGTGATTGGAGCGCCGTTGTTCCAGCCAGTGGAATCGCGGCGGCTTCATCGATCGGCATTTCGTCGGGCAGTTTTGCAACACAATCAACCGCACACACGGCGTATTCGGCGCAAGCGCCGCCTCGAACCGAATCCAAAAACGCCATGACCCGATCCCCGACCACAAATGGCGCGTCAGGTGAGCATTCGGCGATGGTGCCGGCGACGTCGTACCCGGGAATGCGAGGGAATCCGCCGGGTAGAAACCCTCTCATTTCACCGCTCCGCAAACGATAGTCGATCGGATTGACACTGCTGGCCCAAACTTCGATCAAGACCTGTCCGGGAAGGCGACGAGGGATCGGCCGCGGAGTCTGGTGCAAGACCTCGGTGGCGCCATAGTCATCGTACACCATGGCTTGCATGACAGACGCCGGCGCCATGTCAATCGTTCTCGGTTCGGTTTGTTGTGTCATGACTGGGGTCCTGGTTGAGAGTGGTGTTTGTTCATTCCGTGTGGCGTCACGGTCGTTATTGCGTCGTGCAGCGACAACGCTCGACGGCGTCGACAATGCTTGCCGCCGAGATTCCTTCGAATTCGAGCAGGTCGTCGGGCGACCCGCTGATCGGTCGCTTGCGAACGGCCAAGCAATTGACCGGCGTTGCATGGTCGGAAAGACTCGTCAAAACCGCTTCACCAATGCCGCCTTCGGGGAAATGGTCTTCGACGGTGAAAAGAAGCGGCGTCTCGTCGGCGGCCCGCCGGATCGTGGCATGGTCCAGGGGCTTGATGCTGTACAAGTCGATCACACGCGCGCGGACTCCGCGATCAGCCAGGGTGGCGTGAGCTGCCAAACACTCGTGCAGCGTGATTCCCGCTGCGATCAACGTGACGTGATCATCGTCGCTGCTCCGCAGCACCTTGCTACCACCGATGCCGAAGGATTCATCGTTGTCATAGATCACAGGGGTTTTGCCACGTGTCGTTCGCAGGTAAGCGATCCCTTCGTATTCAGCCATGGCATTGACGAGGGCTTCTGTCGAAACGGCGTCGCAAGGGTACAGCACGACGCCGTTTTGAATCGTTCGAAACATGGCTATGTCTTCCAGCCCCATTTGTGAGGGACCGTCTCGGCCGATCGACACGCCGCAGTGTGAACCGACGAATTTGACGGCGGCATCCGAATAGGGGCACATTCGGATTTGATCAAACGCACGCGTCAGGAAGGCGGCGAACGTAGAAACGAAGGGCATCTTGCCGCGCAACGCCATTCCCGTGGCCACCCCGACCATGTTCTGTTCGGCAACAAACATTTCGAAAAAACGTGCGGGCAACTCGTCACGGAAGCGTTTGGTACGCGTCGAATTACAGACCTCGCCGTCCAATGCGACCATCTGCGGAAACTTCGCCGCCAATCGCAACAACGCATTCCCATAGGCGTCTCGTGTGGCAACGGTGTCGCCGATTTCGTAATCGATGCGTTCGGCTTGCCGGGATGCGGGCGGATCCGGCTGATACAAGATCGGCGGCGGGATCGTCCCGCGGATCTGCTCATTCGCCGCTCCGAAACCCGCCAGGATCTCATCGACGTCGTCTTCATCGACGGGCTTGCCGTGATGACCGCCTTCGTTCTCCAAGGACGGAATCCCTTTACCCTTGATCGTGTGTGCGATGAACATCGTCGGCCGATCGGATCCCCCATGGTCGGCATTCAACTCGTCAAAAGCGTGCAAGATTTGGTCGTTGTCGTGGCCGTCGTCGATCAAGACGCATCGCCAGCCGAATGCCTCGATCCGCTTGCGGTAGGAATCCAGGTCGTGTCCATACATCGTCGCACCGCGCTGGCCCAATCGATTGACATCCAGGATGCCCACCAGGTTGTCCAGCTTGTAATGCGAGGCGATCTGGATCGCTTCCCACTGCGCCCCCTCGGCCATCTCGCTGTCGCCCAGGAGTACAAAGGTGCGGCTGGGGGATTTGTCCAGGTAGCGCGCAACCATCGCCATGCCGAGCCCGATCGACAAGCCTTGGCCGAGTGATCCCGTAGCGGCCTCGGTGAGCGAAAACCGCGCAGTCGGGTGTCCTTCCAGCCGACTGCCGAACTCGCGATAGCTCAATAAGTCGTCGGGTTCAATTTTTCCTGCAGCTGCCCACAACGCATAATAAAGAGGTGACGCGTGCCCCTTGGAAAAGATTAATCGATCGTTGGCAGGATGATCGGGCTGGTCAAGGTTGAACCTGAAATGCCCGCCGAAAAGCAAATCCACCATCAACTCAACTGCCGATAACGACGAAGTCGGATGCCCCGACCCCGCTTCGAACGTGCAGCGGACGATCCACCGACGGACTTGTCGAGAAATTTGCTCCAGGTGTGAAGTGTCGCATTGCATTGCCGTTGGCATCAAAAACTCCCCGTGATCAGCTGCGATTCGTCGTGTGGTAAAGATGCCAGACCGTGCTGCAAATCACGCGCCCGGAGTCGCAAAAAGCCGAGCGACATCATGCTTCACGTGGAATGCGAGTTGCACACCCAAACACAGTCTTTGTGAACGATTAACCGACAACTTTCTTGGAGACTTCGAGAGGGCCGAGACAATGAAAACAGTGACTACAGAACGATTGAAAACGCTGAAAGCTGAAAATAAAGACTTTTTGCTTGTCAACACGCTTGATGCAAAGCATTTCGCACAGACCCGAATCCCCGACTCAATCAATATCCCATTGTCCCAAGGGGGATTCACCGACAAGGTTCTCAACACGGCGGGATCCAAACAAAAGCTCGTCGTGGTGTACTGTGCCAGCGATGACTGCGACTCTTCCACGAAGGCCGCAAAAGAACTCGATGACGCGGGGTTCAACGTTGCAGATTACGAAGGCGGCGCGGCGGCCTGGAAAGCGTCCGGTGAACCACTCGCGGTTTGAGGGAAATGCGATGTTTGTGAAAGAAAAGAAAACCGGTCACCTGATTCGGGTAACGCAGGCCGACAAGCTGGAAAGCCCCTTGGAAGCAGAGGTCACGGGCCGAATCCAGGCCGGCGAAGAGGAGCAAGATGAAGCTCGGTTCGCCAAATCGGACCTCGCATTCCCATCCGGTGAATCACTACCGAAATGCTGGACGGATGCGAACTACCAGCTTCATCGGTGAATTGCCGTTGGCACGCAACAGCCGCACTCCGGTGGTCTCGCAAATAGGCTGGTGCGATGTCACTCGGAACGTCGATTGGTTGAGTGCAACTTTGGCCCGCATCTTAAGGTCTCTCCCTCTGGCAGAGACGGCGTTTGCGCAGCAAGCAAACGCCAGAGAGGGCCCGCGCCAGCAGAGTCGCTTCTGCCCCGGAACTCGAGAGTCTTGGCGACTTCCGCAACAAACAAACTCGGCACTTCAACAGTCGACGCCCCCGTGGCAGCCGACGTCATCGGACAAGACGCGATCGGTCGCGTCTGCAATCACCGGGATTCATCAAGTGTAAATCCGATCTTGACCGTCACTTGCCAATGTTCGATCTTTCCGTCGCTGATGTTGCCGCGAGTTTCAGCAACTTCGAACCAGCGCATGCCATGCACACTTTTGGCGGCGCGTGCGATCGCGTTCTCGACGGCATCTTCGATCGACTTCGTCGATGAACCAACAATTTCAATCTTCTTGTAGACGTGATCGGACATGATCAGGACTCCCAAGGTGGAAGAATCGGATTCGTTACTGCTCGTGGAATCGGCCGCAATCGCCATGCCATTGTAGCGGACGATTTTGGGGGGAGCGACGCCGCGTTTTATGGTGTGCGCGCAAATGCAGCCCAGGGTGTGTATCATTGGGTGCCGCGTTCGTTGTCCAGCATGGAGTCCAAAGTATGAATGATTCTTCAGCCCCGGTTGTCGTCGAGCAATCGTTTGACGCTTCCACCGAATTGGTCTGGAAGGCCATCACGGAACGGGAACACATGGTTCAGTGGTTCTTTGAGAACATTCTTGAATTCCGAGCCGAGCCTGGGTTCGAGACCCAGTTCGACATCGACACCGGCAGTCGAGTTTTTCGGCATCTGTGGAAGATCACCGAAGTCATCCCGAAACAGAAGATTGTTTATGATTGGCGATACGAAGGTTTTACGGGCCAGGGCAAGGTGACCTTCGAAGTTTTTGAGGAGGCCGAGGGTTCGAAACTGCGGGTGACCAACGAAGGCATCGAGTCGTTCCCCAATGACATCCCC containing:
- a CDS encoding transketolase, coding for MPTAMQCDTSHLEQISRQVRRWIVRCTFEAGSGHPTSSLSAVELMVDLLFGGHFRFNLDQPDHPANDRLIFSKGHASPLYYALWAAAGKIEPDDLLSYREFGSRLEGHPTARFSLTEAATGSLGQGLSIGLGMAMVARYLDKSPSRTFVLLGDSEMAEGAQWEAIQIASHYKLDNLVGILDVNRLGQRGATMYGHDLDSYRKRIEAFGWRCVLIDDGHDNDQILHAFDELNADHGGSDRPTMFIAHTIKGKGIPSLENEGGHHGKPVDEDDVDEILAGFGAANEQIRGTIPPPILYQPDPPASRQAERIDYEIGDTVATRDAYGNALLRLAAKFPQMVALDGEVCNSTRTKRFRDELPARFFEMFVAEQNMVGVATGMALRGKMPFVSTFAAFLTRAFDQIRMCPYSDAAVKFVGSHCGVSIGRDGPSQMGLEDIAMFRTIQNGVVLYPCDAVSTEALVNAMAEYEGIAYLRTTRGKTPVIYDNDESFGIGGSKVLRSSDDDHVTLIAAGITLHECLAAHATLADRGVRARVIDLYSIKPLDHATIRRAADETPLLFTVEDHFPEGGIGEAVLTSLSDHATPVNCLAVRKRPISGSPDDLLEFEGISAASIVDAVERCRCTTQ
- a CDS encoding dodecin; this translates as MSDHVYKKIEIVGSSTKSIEDAVENAIARAAKSVHGMRWFEVAETRGNISDGKIEHWQVTVKIGFTLDESR
- a CDS encoding NAD(P)-dependent alcohol dehydrogenase: MQAMVYDDYGATEVLHQTPRPIPRRLPGQVLIEVWASSVNPIDYRLRSGEMRGFLPGGFPRIPGYDVAGTIAECSPDAPFVVGDRVMAFLDSVRGGACAEYAVCAVDCVAKLPDEMPIDEAAAIPLAGTTALQSLRDHGKLSRGDRVLINGASGGVGMFAVQIAKALECHVDAVASEDNREFCLSLGAERFFDYATVDFTQSQESWDVVFDAAGKSSYLQARDVLAADGRYVSTEPDVKGMLTTVLTWPLSKSGTVMLAKPKADDLRELIGLYQAGKLQVTIDSRFPMTQVAQAHQRAESGVDRGKVVLLHRSE
- a CDS encoding rhodanese-like domain-containing protein, producing the protein MKTLKAENKDFLLVNTLDAKHFAQTRIPDSINIPLSQGGFTDKVLNTAGSKQKLVVVYCASDDCDSSTKAAKELDDAGFNVADYEGGAAAWKASGEPLAV
- a CDS encoding SRPBCC family protein translates to MNDSSAPVVVEQSFDASTELVWKAITEREHMVQWFFENILEFRAEPGFETQFDIDTGSRVFRHLWKITEVIPKQKIVYDWRYEGFTGQGKVTFEVFEEAEGSKLRVTNEGIESFPNDIPEFTRESCEDGWTYLLQTSLKQYLDG
- a CDS encoding acetyltransferase, translating into MFVKEKKTGHLIRVTQADKLESPLEAEVTGRIQAGEEEQDEARFAKSDLAFPSGESLPKCWTDANYQLHR